In Streptomyces hawaiiensis, one genomic interval encodes:
- a CDS encoding glycine hydroxymethyltransferase, whose protein sequence is MSAEPLSTASTAYRAALDVIRAVEPRVADAIGQEVADQREMLKLIASENYASPATLLAMGNWFSDKYAEGTIGRRFYAGCRNVDTVESLAAEHAKELFGARHAYVQPHSGIDANLVAFWAVLGARVEVPFLEKTGVRQINELTDADWAELRQAFGNQRMLGMSLDAGGHLTHGFRPNISGKMFDQRSYGTDPATGLIDYEALRASAREFKPLIIVAGYSAYPRLVNFRIMREIADEVGATLMVDMAHFAGLVAGKVLTGDFDPVPHAQIVTTTTHKSLRGPRGGMVLCDDSLKDQVDRGCPMVLGGPLPHVMAAKAVALAEARQESFRDYAQRIVDNSRALAEGLMRRGTTLVTGGTDNHLNLIDVASSYGLTGRQAEAALLDSGIVTNRNAIPADPNGAWYTSGIRIGTPALTTRGLGTAEMDEVAGLIDRVLTTTEPGTTKSGAPSKAAHVLDAKVADEISRRATDLVAGFPLYPEIDLG, encoded by the coding sequence ATGTCAGCCGAGCCCCTCTCCACCGCTTCCACCGCCTACCGCGCCGCCCTCGACGTGATCCGTGCCGTGGAACCCCGCGTGGCGGACGCCATCGGCCAGGAGGTCGCCGACCAGCGCGAGATGCTCAAGCTGATCGCCTCCGAGAACTACGCCTCCCCGGCCACGCTCCTGGCGATGGGCAACTGGTTCAGCGACAAGTACGCCGAGGGCACCATCGGCCGCCGCTTCTACGCTGGCTGCCGCAACGTCGACACCGTCGAGTCCCTCGCCGCCGAGCACGCCAAGGAACTCTTCGGCGCCCGCCACGCCTACGTCCAGCCGCACTCCGGCATCGACGCCAACCTCGTCGCCTTCTGGGCCGTCCTCGGCGCCCGCGTCGAGGTGCCCTTCCTGGAGAAGACCGGCGTCCGCCAGATCAACGAGCTGACCGACGCCGACTGGGCGGAGCTGCGCCAGGCCTTCGGCAACCAGCGCATGCTCGGCATGTCCCTGGACGCCGGCGGCCACCTCACCCACGGCTTCCGCCCGAACATCTCCGGCAAGATGTTCGACCAGCGCTCCTACGGCACCGACCCGGCCACCGGCCTGATCGACTACGAGGCCCTGCGCGCGAGCGCCCGTGAGTTCAAGCCGCTGATCATCGTGGCGGGCTACTCGGCGTACCCCCGCCTGGTGAACTTCCGGATCATGCGCGAGATCGCCGACGAGGTCGGCGCGACCCTCATGGTCGACATGGCGCACTTCGCCGGCCTGGTCGCGGGCAAGGTCCTGACCGGCGACTTCGACCCGGTCCCGCACGCCCAGATCGTGACGACGACCACCCACAAGTCGCTGCGCGGCCCCCGCGGCGGCATGGTCCTGTGCGACGACTCCCTGAAGGACCAGGTCGACCGCGGCTGCCCCATGGTCCTCGGCGGCCCGCTCCCGCACGTCATGGCCGCCAAGGCCGTGGCCCTGGCCGAGGCCCGCCAGGAGTCCTTCCGCGACTACGCCCAGCGCATCGTGGACAACTCCCGGGCCCTCGCCGAGGGCCTGATGCGCCGCGGCACGACCCTCGTGACCGGTGGCACGGACAACCACCTGAACCTGATCGACGTCGCCTCCTCCTACGGCCTCACCGGCCGCCAGGCCGAGGCCGCCCTGCTCGACTCGGGCATCGTCACCAACCGCAACGCCATCCCCGCCGACCCGAACGGCGCCTGGTACACCTCCGGCATCCGCATCGGCACCCCCGCCCTGACCACGCGTGGCCTGGGCACCGCCGAGATGGACGAGGTCGCCGGCCTCATCGACCGCGTCCTCACCACCACGGAGCCGGGCACGACCAAGTCGGGCGCTCCCTCCAAGGCGGCCCACGTGCTCGACGCCAAGGTCGCCGACGAGATCTCCCGCCGCGCCACCGACCTCGTGGCCGGTTTCCCGCTGTACCCGGAGATCGACCTGGGCTGA
- a CDS encoding 2'-5' RNA ligase family protein → MGTVTIGVSIAVPEPYGSELQQLRAGFGDAAAHGIPTHVTLLPPTEVDEASLPAVEAHLAEVAAAGRAFPMRLSGTGTFRPLSPVVYVRVVSGAEACTRLQQQVRDPAGPAARELQFPYHPHVTVAHGIDEAAMDRAFEELAGYEAEWPCTGFALYEQGADGVWRKLREFPFGGSVVPPQAGRVERGSVPTR, encoded by the coding sequence GTGGGGACCGTAACGATCGGTGTCTCGATCGCGGTCCCGGAGCCTTACGGCAGCGAGCTCCAGCAGCTGCGCGCGGGCTTCGGCGACGCCGCTGCTCACGGCATCCCCACGCACGTCACCCTGCTGCCGCCGACGGAGGTCGACGAGGCCTCCCTGCCGGCCGTCGAGGCGCATCTGGCCGAGGTCGCCGCGGCGGGCCGCGCGTTCCCCATGCGGCTGTCCGGCACCGGCACCTTCCGGCCCCTGTCGCCGGTGGTGTACGTCCGGGTCGTCTCCGGCGCGGAGGCCTGCACGCGGCTCCAGCAGCAGGTCCGCGACCCCGCCGGGCCGGCCGCGCGCGAACTGCAGTTCCCGTACCACCCGCACGTCACCGTGGCGCACGGCATCGACGAGGCGGCCATGGACCGCGCCTTCGAGGAACTCGCCGGCTACGAGGCCGAGTGGCCCTGCACCGGCTTCGCCCTCTACGAGCAGGGCGCCGACGGCGTCTGGCGCAAGCTCCGCGAGTTCCCCTTCGGCGGCTCGGTGGTCCCCCCGCAGGCCGGGCGGGTGGAGCGCGGCTCGGTCCCCACCCGCTGA
- a CDS encoding antibiotic biosynthesis monooxygenase, producing MTSNPVTVTVAYRVTPGRAADFHSWGWALLGATARQPGFLGGGVLVDGGAEWHVVYRFASEGSALAWEKSPSREQWDARLEGVAREAERRRVPGARAWFDAQTLTPAPPAPPSKWKLWFVNMSAVFPPVLLFNLTVLPYLGDLNALFRTLLLCLCVTALVTWILMPRLQRFFRKWLYPSLQALRGRHKRRAT from the coding sequence GTGACCAGTAATCCAGTCACGGTCACCGTGGCCTATCGCGTGACGCCGGGCCGTGCGGCCGACTTCCACTCCTGGGGGTGGGCCTTACTGGGCGCGACCGCGCGGCAGCCGGGGTTTCTGGGGGGTGGCGTACTTGTCGACGGAGGGGCGGAGTGGCATGTCGTCTATCGCTTCGCCAGCGAGGGTTCGGCCCTGGCCTGGGAGAAATCGCCCTCCCGGGAACAGTGGGACGCCCGACTGGAGGGGGTCGCCCGGGAGGCGGAGCGCCGGAGGGTGCCGGGTGCCCGGGCCTGGTTCGACGCGCAGACCCTTACACCCGCGCCACCGGCTCCGCCGTCGAAATGGAAACTGTGGTTCGTGAATATGAGCGCGGTTTTCCCGCCGGTGCTCCTGTTCAATCTGACGGTGCTTCCCTATCTCGGTGACCTCAATGCACTGTTTCGCACGCTGTTGTTGTGTCTGTGTGTGACGGCCCTTGTCACCTGGATTCTCATGCCGCGGCTCCAGCGTTTCTTCCGGAAATGGCTGTACCCGTCGCTCCAGGCGCTGCGCGGGCGGCACAAACGCCGGGCCACATAG
- a CDS encoding AMP-binding protein, which translates to MTSPQVTPSPAEAEAPGNLAAHLAELAERRGWTGRTAFHQGHRAWTHGEVHGLAARAATVLAGYGVRPGDRVLLALPDSLAWVTAFLGTARLGAVAVLVNPELPAADHAFLAEDTDAVLCVTGPGLEEPFAGRTALGADQLMALAPAAEPAPAHQVDAHSPLYVQYTSGTTGRPKGVVHTHGDPRTYHDLVGRRVLRITAEDVTLSVSKLFFAYGFGNALVFPLFSGSSAVLVDRRPSPATIDELVARHRVTLLYSVPSAYAALVVERGNGHEGCFASVRAAVSAGEGLPEGLAQQVTALLGAPVLEQIGSTEAGHAFCANGFSHHHPGTVGRPVPGFEVELRDRDGHPVPDGDEGEMWVRGPTVTPGYLNRPEETARTLVGGWLATRDRARREPDGTYRHLGRADDMEMVGGITVSPLEVEAVLRGHPAVREVAVVAVPDGRGASRLRAFVVPAPPVRDGLADELTGLARENLAAFKVPRSVSFVPSLPRTATGKLRRHLVRKGAW; encoded by the coding sequence ATGACCAGTCCGCAGGTCACACCGAGCCCGGCCGAGGCCGAGGCGCCCGGGAATCTCGCGGCCCACCTGGCGGAGCTCGCCGAGCGGCGCGGGTGGACCGGCCGGACCGCGTTCCACCAGGGACACCGGGCCTGGACCCACGGTGAGGTGCACGGCCTCGCCGCCCGCGCGGCCACGGTGCTGGCCGGGTACGGGGTGCGCCCGGGAGACCGGGTGCTGCTCGCGCTGCCGGACTCCCTCGCCTGGGTGACGGCGTTCCTCGGCACCGCCCGCCTCGGTGCCGTCGCGGTCCTGGTCAACCCCGAACTCCCCGCCGCCGACCACGCCTTCCTGGCCGAGGACACCGACGCCGTGCTGTGTGTGACGGGGCCGGGCTTGGAGGAACCCTTCGCCGGCCGGACAGCGCTCGGCGCCGACCAGCTGATGGCCCTCGCCCCCGCCGCCGAGCCCGCCCCCGCCCACCAGGTCGACGCGCACAGCCCGCTCTACGTGCAGTACACCTCCGGCACCACGGGCCGTCCCAAGGGCGTCGTGCACACGCACGGCGATCCACGGACGTACCACGACCTGGTCGGGCGGCGGGTGCTGCGGATCACCGCGGAGGACGTCACCCTGTCGGTGTCGAAGCTCTTCTTCGCCTACGGGTTCGGCAACGCGTTGGTCTTCCCGCTGTTCTCCGGCTCGTCCGCCGTGCTGGTGGACCGGCGGCCCTCTCCGGCCACCATCGACGAGCTCGTCGCCCGGCACCGGGTGACGCTGCTGTACTCCGTGCCGTCCGCGTACGCCGCGCTGGTGGTCGAGCGGGGCAACGGGCACGAGGGCTGCTTCGCCTCGGTGCGGGCCGCGGTGTCCGCCGGTGAGGGGCTGCCGGAGGGGCTGGCCCAGCAGGTCACCGCCCTGCTGGGCGCGCCGGTGCTGGAGCAGATCGGCTCCACCGAGGCCGGTCACGCGTTCTGCGCCAACGGCTTCTCCCACCACCACCCGGGCACCGTGGGCCGGCCCGTGCCCGGCTTCGAGGTGGAGCTGCGCGACCGTGACGGGCATCCGGTGCCGGACGGCGACGAGGGCGAGATGTGGGTGCGCGGACCGACGGTGACACCCGGCTATCTGAACCGGCCGGAGGAGACCGCCCGGACGCTGGTCGGCGGCTGGCTGGCCACGCGGGACCGGGCCCGCCGCGAACCGGACGGCACCTACCGGCATCTGGGCCGCGCCGACGACATGGAGATGGTCGGCGGCATCACCGTCTCCCCGCTGGAGGTGGAGGCCGTCCTGCGCGGCCATCCGGCGGTGCGGGAGGTGGCGGTGGTGGCCGTTCCCGACGGGCGCGGGGCGAGCCGGCTGCGGGCCTTCGTGGTCCCCGCCCCGCCCGTTCGGGACGGACTGGCCGACGAGTTGACCGGCCTGGCGCGCGAGAACCTCGCCGCGTTCAAGGTCCCCCGCAGCGTCAGCTTCGTCCCGTCGCTGCCGCGCACCGCGACCGGGAAGCTCCGCCGCCATCTGGTGCGCAAGGGCGCCTGGTGA
- a CDS encoding glutathionylspermidine synthase family protein → MERRTMEPRPGWQRTVEEQGLIYPLTRYPDDSLRPYWDESAYYVFSLEEIEALEEVVEDLHRMCLAAAEHIVTEDRFADLGITDPRVARTVAEAWHRRAELPSVYGRFDLRYDGTGPAKLLEYNADTPTSLVEAASPQWFWMEERFPGADQWNSLHERLIGAWKKQAALLPPGSPLYFAYSSADELGEDMMTVAYLKETAEQAGLATDWISMEEIGWDRLSGRFVDQRLRFIRSVFKLYPWEWLTTDRFADHVLDTLDNGGGTGSTLWIEPAWKMLLSNKALLAVLWELYPGHPNLLPAYLDGPRDLPGWVAKPLLGREGAGVTVHEPGSAPALRDEPCCYQQLAPLPDFDGNRVVLGAWVVENESAGLGIRESSGLITDEYARFLPHVIL, encoded by the coding sequence ATGGAACGCCGGACCATGGAGCCCCGCCCCGGCTGGCAGCGGACCGTCGAGGAACAGGGCCTGATCTACCCCCTCACCCGCTACCCCGACGACTCCCTGCGCCCCTACTGGGACGAGAGTGCGTACTACGTCTTCTCCCTGGAGGAGATCGAGGCCCTCGAAGAGGTGGTCGAGGACCTCCACCGCATGTGCCTGGCGGCCGCCGAGCACATCGTCACGGAGGACCGCTTCGCCGACCTGGGCATCACCGACCCCCGCGTCGCCCGCACGGTCGCCGAGGCCTGGCACCGCCGCGCCGAACTCCCCTCCGTCTACGGCCGCTTCGACCTCCGCTACGACGGCACCGGCCCGGCCAAGCTCCTGGAGTACAACGCCGACACCCCCACCTCACTGGTGGAGGCCGCGTCACCCCAGTGGTTCTGGATGGAGGAACGCTTCCCCGGCGCGGACCAGTGGAACTCCCTGCACGAACGCCTGATCGGCGCCTGGAAGAAGCAGGCCGCCCTGCTCCCGCCGGGCAGCCCTCTCTACTTCGCGTACTCCTCCGCCGACGAACTCGGCGAGGACATGATGACGGTCGCCTACCTGAAGGAGACCGCCGAGCAGGCCGGCCTCGCCACCGACTGGATCTCCATGGAGGAGATCGGCTGGGACCGCCTCTCCGGCCGCTTCGTCGACCAGCGCCTCCGCTTCATCCGCAGCGTCTTCAAGCTCTACCCCTGGGAATGGCTCACCACCGACCGCTTCGCCGACCACGTCCTCGACACCCTCGACAACGGCGGCGGCACGGGCTCCACCCTCTGGATCGAGCCGGCCTGGAAGATGCTCCTCAGCAACAAGGCCCTCCTCGCCGTCCTCTGGGAGCTCTACCCCGGCCACCCCAACCTCCTCCCGGCGTACCTGGACGGCCCGCGAGACCTGCCGGGCTGGGTCGCCAAGCCCCTCCTCGGCCGAGAGGGTGCGGGCGTCACGGTCCACGAGCCCGGATCCGCCCCCGCCCTGCGCGACGAGCCCTGCTGCTACCAGCAACTGGCCCCGCTCCCCGACTTCGACGGCAACCGAGTGGTCCTGGGCGCGTGGGTGGTGGAGAACGAGTCGGCGGGTCTGGGCATCAGGGAGTCCTCAGGCCTGATCACCGACGAGTACGCGAGGTTCCTGCCCCACGTGATCCTCTAA
- the pabB gene encoding aminodeoxychorismate synthase component I, translating to MKTLLIDNYDSYTYNLFQLIAEVNGEEPVVVRNDAPVDGLPDLRAFDNLVVSPGPGHPGETRDFGIGGRLLATSPVPVLGVCLGHQGIALGEAGLVGPAPEPRHGHLSTIRHDGRDLFHGLPQHFTAVRYHSLAVREPLPETLEATAWAEDGVLMGLRHRSRPLWGVQFHPESVLTEYGHRMLVNFRNLTAARAGKLRTKNTAVPSHEGVRRRPLVPECDTGARRIPGGVLDLAGLRRPVAAAAFQVAALAQATASTPGGAGAAVCGGAGAVLSGGAGAVVPGGAGTLVHGEPGTLAPSRSGTLATGKPGAVIPDGPETVVPGRGEALAPSGPAAVVPDEPETVIPGEAETLAPSEAETLVPSGPGTLMPSGRGTLASGEPAAVVPDEPGTLAAGGAVASGEVVSAAAVAGGVGPVGSADAPGRGAPDAEQETHAEAGPSAAIPRPRRPGRVGYRLHTRRVTGAVDAEAVFGRMFSGSPRSFWLDSSLVEPGRSRFSFLGDDQGPLAEFVRYDVGAGRCEIERAGRPMRRVRASVFDYLKRQLSNRRVDATGLPFDFTGGYVGYFGYEMKADCGSSNRHRSPAPDAAWLFADRVIAVDHEAGYTYAVCLAEDTPQAAREAADWLEGVLAGLSCVAAERPPLPGEPAPADPGAAEPWLVRDRATYIADIEACRRALRSGTSYEVCLTNAARLPAPPDALEFYRTLRRDNPAPYAAFLRFGELEVAGSSPERFLRIGRDGTAEARPVKGTAPRGDGPEEDARLRDALASDAKTRAENLMIVDLLRNDLGQVCRTGTVRVSKLMATETYATVHQLVSTVEGRLRAGTDAVDCVRACFPGGSMTGAPKLRTLEIIDSLETEARGVYSGALGYFGCGGGADLSIVIRTAVFADGLMHLGAGGAIVLGSDPDAEYEEMLLKTAAPMRALHRHTADRMRQQGPPGQKAGAAGEARR from the coding sequence GTGAAGACCCTGCTCATCGACAATTACGACTCTTACACGTACAACCTGTTCCAGCTGATCGCCGAGGTCAACGGCGAGGAGCCGGTCGTGGTCCGGAACGACGCGCCCGTCGACGGTCTTCCTGATCTCCGGGCGTTCGACAATCTCGTGGTCTCCCCCGGCCCCGGGCATCCGGGCGAGACCCGTGACTTCGGCATCGGGGGCAGACTGCTCGCCACCTCGCCGGTTCCGGTGCTCGGTGTGTGTCTGGGGCATCAGGGCATCGCGCTCGGCGAGGCCGGGCTGGTGGGGCCCGCTCCGGAGCCGCGGCACGGGCATCTGTCCACGATCCGCCATGACGGACGGGACCTGTTCCACGGCCTGCCGCAGCACTTCACCGCCGTCCGCTACCACTCCCTGGCCGTGCGCGAGCCCCTGCCGGAGACGCTGGAGGCCACGGCCTGGGCGGAGGACGGTGTCCTGATGGGGCTCCGGCACCGCAGCCGGCCGCTGTGGGGAGTGCAGTTCCATCCGGAGTCGGTCCTCACGGAGTACGGGCACCGCATGCTCGTGAACTTCCGGAACCTCACCGCCGCGCGGGCGGGCAAGCTGCGCACGAAGAACACGGCGGTGCCGTCGCACGAGGGGGTCCGTCGGCGGCCGCTCGTCCCGGAGTGCGATACGGGGGCCCGCCGGATACCGGGGGGCGTTCTCGACCTTGCCGGCCTGCGTCGTCCCGTGGCCGCGGCCGCCTTCCAGGTCGCCGCACTCGCGCAGGCCACTGCGAGCACGCCTGGCGGGGCCGGGGCGGCCGTGTGCGGCGGGGCCGGGGCGGTGTTGTCCGGCGGGGCCGGGGCGGTCGTGCCCGGCGGGGCCGGGACGCTCGTACACGGCGAGCCCGGGACGCTCGCGCCCAGCAGGTCCGGGACACTCGCGACCGGCAAGCCCGGGGCAGTCATACCCGACGGGCCCGAGACGGTCGTACCCGGCCGAGGCGAGGCGCTTGCGCCCAGCGGGCCCGCGGCAGTCGTACCCGACGAGCCCGAGACGGTCATACCTGGCGAGGCCGAGACGCTCGCGCCCAGCGAGGCCGAGACGCTCGTGCCCAGCGGGCCCGGGACGCTCATGCCCAGCGGGCGCGGGACGCTCGCGTCCGGCGAGCCCGCGGCAGTCGTACCCGACGAGCCCGGGACGCTCGCGGCCGGTGGGGCCGTCGCGTCGGGTGAGGTCGTCTCGGCTGCTGCGGTGGCCGGTGGCGTCGGCCCCGTGGGTTCGGCCGATGCGCCGGGCCGGGGCGCCCCGGACGCGGAGCAGGAGACGCATGCCGAGGCCGGCCCGTCCGCCGCCATCCCCCGGCCCCGCCGGCCCGGGCGGGTCGGGTATCGGCTGCATACCCGGCGGGTCACCGGGGCCGTTGACGCCGAGGCGGTCTTCGGCCGGATGTTCTCGGGGTCGCCGCGGAGCTTCTGGCTGGACAGTTCGCTGGTCGAGCCGGGACGGTCGCGGTTCTCGTTCCTCGGGGACGACCAGGGGCCGCTGGCCGAGTTCGTGCGGTACGACGTCGGTGCCGGGCGGTGTGAGATCGAGCGGGCGGGGCGGCCCATGCGGCGGGTGAGGGCGAGTGTCTTCGACTACCTGAAGCGGCAGTTGAGCAACCGCCGGGTGGACGCGACCGGGCTGCCGTTCGACTTCACCGGCGGCTACGTCGGTTACTTCGGCTACGAGATGAAGGCGGACTGCGGGTCGTCCAACCGGCACCGCTCCCCCGCCCCGGACGCCGCCTGGCTGTTCGCCGACCGGGTGATCGCGGTGGACCACGAGGCGGGGTACACCTACGCCGTGTGCCTGGCGGAGGACACCCCGCAGGCCGCGCGGGAGGCCGCCGACTGGCTGGAGGGCGTACTGGCCGGACTCTCCTGCGTGGCGGCGGAGCGCCCGCCGCTGCCCGGAGAACCGGCCCCGGCCGACCCCGGCGCCGCCGAGCCGTGGCTGGTGCGCGACCGGGCGACGTATATCGCCGACATCGAGGCGTGCCGGCGGGCGCTGCGGTCCGGCACCAGCTACGAGGTCTGCCTGACGAACGCCGCCCGGTTACCCGCCCCTCCCGACGCGCTGGAGTTCTACCGGACGCTGCGCCGCGACAACCCGGCCCCCTATGCGGCGTTCCTGAGGTTCGGGGAGTTGGAGGTGGCCGGTTCCTCGCCCGAGCGGTTCCTGCGGATCGGCCGGGACGGCACCGCCGAGGCCCGGCCCGTCAAGGGCACCGCGCCCCGGGGCGACGGGCCGGAGGAGGACGCCCGGCTGCGGGACGCGCTCGCCTCGGACGCCAAGACGCGGGCCGAGAACCTGATGATCGTGGACCTGCTGCGCAACGACCTGGGGCAGGTCTGCCGGACCGGGACCGTGCGGGTCTCCAAGCTGATGGCCACGGAGACGTACGCCACCGTGCACCAGCTGGTGTCGACCGTGGAGGGCAGGCTGCGGGCGGGCACGGACGCGGTGGACTGCGTACGTGCCTGCTTCCCGGGCGGGTCGATGACCGGCGCGCCGAAGCTGCGCACGCTGGAGATCATCGACTCGCTGGAGACCGAGGCCCGCGGCGTCTACTCCGGCGCCCTCGGCTACTTCGGGTGCGGTGGCGGTGCGGACCTCAGCATCGTGATCCGCACCGCCGTCTTCGCCGACGGACTGATGCATCTGGGGGCGGGCGGTGCGATCGTGCTCGGCTCCGATCCGGACGCCGAGTACGAGGAGATGCTGTTGAAGACGGCGGCCCCGATGCGCGCCCTCCACCGGCACACGGCCGACCGGATGCGGCAGCAGGGCCCGCCGGGGCAGAAGGCCGGGGCGGCCGGGGAGGCCCGGCGATGA
- the trpS gene encoding tryptophan--tRNA ligase — protein MASDRPRVLSGIQPTAGSFHLGNYLGAVRQWVALQETHDAFYMVVDLHAITIPQDPKDLRANTRLAAAQLLAAGLDPDRCTLFVQSHVPEHAQLAWIMNCLTGFGEAGRMTQFKDKSAKQGAERASVGLFTYPVLQVADILLYQAHEVPVGEDQRQHIELTRDLAERFNGRFGPTFTVPKPYILKETAKIYDLQDPSIKMSKSASTPKGLINLLDEPKATAKKVKSAVTDTDTVIRYDVAEKPGVSNLLGIYSTLTGAGIAELEEKYEGKGYGALKTDLAEVMVDFVTPFRERTQQYLDDPETLDSILAKGAEKARAVAAETLAQAYDRVGFLPAKH, from the coding sequence ATGGCCTCTGACCGACCTCGCGTGCTCTCCGGGATCCAGCCCACCGCCGGCTCGTTCCACCTCGGCAACTACCTCGGCGCCGTCCGCCAGTGGGTGGCCCTCCAGGAGACCCACGACGCGTTCTACATGGTCGTCGACCTGCACGCGATCACCATCCCGCAGGACCCGAAGGACCTGCGCGCGAACACGCGCCTGGCCGCGGCCCAGCTCCTCGCGGCGGGTCTCGACCCGGACCGCTGCACGCTCTTCGTGCAGAGCCACGTCCCCGAGCACGCCCAGCTCGCCTGGATCATGAACTGCCTCACCGGCTTCGGCGAGGCCGGCCGGATGACCCAGTTCAAGGACAAGTCCGCCAAGCAGGGCGCCGAGCGCGCCTCGGTCGGCCTGTTCACGTACCCGGTCCTCCAGGTCGCGGACATCCTGCTCTACCAGGCCCACGAGGTCCCGGTCGGCGAGGACCAGCGCCAGCACATCGAGCTCACCCGCGACCTCGCCGAGCGCTTCAACGGCCGTTTCGGCCCGACCTTCACCGTGCCGAAGCCGTACATCCTCAAGGAGACGGCGAAGATCTACGACCTTCAGGACCCGTCGATCAAGATGAGCAAGTCGGCGTCCACGCCGAAGGGCCTCATCAACCTCCTCGACGAGCCCAAGGCCACGGCCAAGAAGGTCAAGAGCGCCGTCACCGACACGGACACCGTGATCCGCTACGACGTCGCCGAGAAGCCGGGCGTCAGCAACCTCCTCGGCATCTACTCGACCCTCACCGGGGCGGGCATCGCCGAGCTGGAGGAGAAGTACGAGGGCAAGGGCTACGGCGCGCTCAAGACGGACCTGGCCGAGGTCATGGTCGACTTCGTGACGCCGTTCCGGGAGCGCACCCAGCAGTACCTGGACGACCCCGAGACGCTCGACTCGATCCTCGCCAAGGGCGCCGAGAAGGCCCGCGCGGTCGCCGCCGAGACCCTCGCCCAGGCGTACGACAGGGTCGGCTTCCTGCCCGCCAAGCACTGA
- a CDS encoding decaprenylphospho-beta-D-erythro-pentofuranosid-2-ulose 2-reductase has product MKDAFGLPQSLLVLGGTSEIALATARRLIARRTRTVWLAGRPSPALEEAAGQLRGLGADVHTIAFDALDPASHEAVLGKVFAEGDIDMVLLAFGLLGDQARDEREPEAAVRVAQTNYTGGVSAGLVCARSLQSQGHGSLVVLSSVAGERARRANFIYGSSKAGLDAFAQGLGDALHGTGVHVMVVRPGFVRTRMTAGLPEAPLATTPEAVATAVELGLRRRAETVWVPGALRVVMAALRHLPRGVFRRLPV; this is encoded by the coding sequence ATGAAGGACGCCTTCGGCCTCCCCCAGTCCCTGCTCGTCCTCGGCGGTACGTCCGAGATCGCGCTGGCCACCGCCCGCCGGCTGATCGCCCGCCGCACCCGCACGGTCTGGCTCGCGGGCCGCCCCTCCCCCGCGCTGGAGGAGGCCGCCGGGCAGCTGCGCGGGCTCGGGGCCGACGTGCACACCATCGCGTTCGACGCGCTCGACCCGGCCTCCCACGAGGCCGTCCTCGGCAAGGTCTTCGCCGAGGGCGACATCGACATGGTGCTGCTCGCTTTCGGGCTGCTCGGCGACCAGGCCCGCGACGAGCGGGAGCCGGAGGCGGCGGTGCGGGTCGCGCAGACCAACTACACGGGCGGGGTCTCGGCGGGCCTGGTGTGCGCCCGCTCGCTCCAGTCCCAGGGGCACGGCTCCCTGGTGGTGTTGTCCTCGGTCGCGGGCGAGCGGGCCCGCCGCGCGAACTTCATCTACGGATCCAGCAAGGCCGGCCTCGATGCCTTCGCGCAGGGCCTGGGCGACGCGCTGCACGGCACGGGCGTGCACGTCATGGTCGTACGCCCCGGCTTCGTGCGGACGCGGATGACCGCCGGTCTGCCCGAGGCGCCGCTGGCGACCACACCCGAGGCGGTCGCGACGGCCGTGGAGCTGGGGCTGCGGCGCCGCGCGGAGACGGTGTGGGTGCCGGGGGCGCTGCGCGTGGTGATGGCGGCGCTGCGGCACCTGCCGCGCGGGGTGTTCCGGCGGCTGCCGGTCTGA